The Candidatus Zixiibacteriota bacterium genome includes a window with the following:
- a CDS encoding isoprenylcysteine carboxylmethyltransferase family protein yields the protein MHLIGQKILGVIILILLGLLVAIKWKATGSILEKPKGNLLLCVVNAFNLFFLLIVNPLAAILLVTGRIESVDITFLAINEGWLLMLLEIGGFIFYLSGFILMAWALSALNTNYQLGGTTPRAGDTFISSGPYRIVRHPMYTAVLGIALGLACLTQSLAFYSVFVIYLVLIIFLIPAEEEGLRQMYGEQYAAYRKKVKRLFPFIY from the coding sequence ATGCATCTCATCGGTCAAAAAATACTCGGAGTCATAATCTTGATTCTGCTTGGTCTTCTGGTCGCGATCAAATGGAAAGCGACTGGTTCAATCCTGGAGAAACCGAAAGGTAATCTTCTTCTCTGCGTGGTCAATGCGTTCAACCTCTTCTTCTTGTTAATCGTAAATCCCCTGGCGGCAATCCTGCTGGTAACCGGCCGGATTGAATCTGTCGATATCACATTTCTGGCGATTAATGAGGGGTGGCTTTTGATGCTCTTAGAGATCGGCGGTTTTATATTTTATCTTTCCGGTTTCATTTTGATGGCATGGGCTTTGAGCGCATTAAATACCAATTATCAGTTGGGCGGAACTACTCCTCGCGCCGGCGATACTTTTATCTCATCCGGCCCTTATAGAATTGTCAGACATCCGATGTATACCGCAGTGTTGGGCATTGCTCTGGGGCTTGCCTGCCTGACCCAGTCGCTTGCCTTCTATTCCGTATTTGTCATCTATCTGGTGTTGATCATTTTTCTCATACCGGCCGAAGAAGAGGGCCTGCGACAAATGTACGGTGAACAATATGCCGCCTATCGGAAAAAAGTAAAAAGGCTTTTTCCGTTCATATACTGA
- a CDS encoding ImmA/IrrE family metallo-endopeptidase: MRRIAIFFLKKSQLVIDRSLYKWLGCNGSERKIMILDSAELAAERVRKLYWNGLFPIDPVKIAASMGVKVLKSELPPEVSGAIIKQQGQDAIIYLSADDSDQRKRFTCAHELGHFYQHLGDDKIGYVDLRHDTLSAAASQPEEIFANQFAAHLLMPETEIKRRCRDSKVELTAYFGVSAEALKYRLMNLKIKHPEFE, from the coding sequence ATGCGGAGAATAGCTATATTTTTCTTAAAAAAGTCGCAATTGGTGATTGACAGGTCGTTGTACAAATGGTTAGGTTGTAATGGCAGCGAAAGGAAAATCATGATATTAGATAGTGCCGAACTGGCAGCCGAACGGGTTAGAAAATTATATTGGAATGGCCTCTTCCCTATCGATCCGGTTAAGATAGCCGCATCAATGGGAGTGAAAGTCCTCAAATCAGAATTACCTCCAGAAGTATCGGGAGCGATTATCAAACAACAAGGTCAAGATGCGATAATATATTTGTCAGCAGATGATTCAGATCAACGTAAGCGATTCACCTGCGCTCACGAATTAGGCCATTTCTATCAACATTTGGGTGATGACAAGATTGGTTATGTTGATCTTCGGCATGATACACTTTCGGCTGCGGCCTCCCAACCCGAGGAAATATTCGCAAATCAATTCGCAGCCCATTTGCTTATGCCGGAAACAGAAATAAAAAGACGTTGCAGAGATAGCAAGGTAGAACTGACAGCATACTTTGGCGTTTCAGCCGAAGCCTTGAAATATCGACTGATGAATCTCAAGATTAAACATCCAGAATTTGAATGA
- a CDS encoding tetratricopeptide repeat protein, giving the protein MRKLFLILIPVVLLIALGCSKEVVIVQTGTEATPSTTVMRNPETNFNASIEHLRQAKIFYARDKYKQALQHCEKAVSFDSRNWEAYYYMGLCMQKRKDFARAVETIKTGLRFVPDNKLVKAEMHFSLGYCFENMGRLDEARKEYETSLTYNPGNDSARKGSNRVKVEKTLKNWGKDKEIEYEG; this is encoded by the coding sequence GTGAGAAAATTGTTCCTTATTCTGATACCAGTTGTACTTCTTATCGCGCTCGGTTGCAGCAAAGAGGTGGTTATCGTCCAGACCGGCACCGAGGCAACCCCCTCTACAACGGTAATGCGCAACCCGGAGACCAATTTCAACGCCTCCATCGAGCATTTGCGCCAGGCCAAGATATTCTACGCCCGGGACAAATACAAACAGGCGTTGCAGCACTGCGAGAAAGCGGTCTCATTCGACAGCCGCAACTGGGAGGCTTACTACTACATGGGGCTTTGCATGCAGAAGAGAAAGGATTTCGCCCGCGCTGTCGAGACTATCAAAACCGGATTGCGATTCGTCCCCGATAATAAGCTGGTTAAAGCGGAGATGCATTTTTCTCTCGGCTACTGTTTCGAAAATATGGGGCGGCTCGATGAAGCCCGCAAAGAGTACGAAACTTCTCTGACATACAACCCCGGCAACGATTCCGCCCGCAAGGGAAGCAACCGGGTGAAAGTCGAAAAGACTCTCAAGAACTGGGGCAAGGATAAAGAAATCGAATACGAGGGATAA
- a CDS encoding GNAT family N-acetyltransferase, which yields MEYMIRPIDYCEYDDLINLWGRSGLTYRPHGRDSRETMQVEFQRAETAILGMYDREKMIGAVIAAHDGRRGWINRLAIDPDCRGQGLAGQLIAECESFLFGCGIKIIACLIEEENLPSISAFRKAGYIYGENILYFSKRTSKDV from the coding sequence ATGGAATACATGATTCGTCCGATTGATTATTGCGAATATGATGATTTGATAAATCTCTGGGGGCGCTCCGGCCTGACATATCGCCCGCACGGGCGCGATTCGCGCGAAACAATGCAGGTCGAATTCCAGCGGGCCGAGACCGCTATCCTGGGGATGTACGACAGGGAGAAAATGATCGGTGCGGTGATCGCCGCCCATGACGGCCGCCGAGGATGGATCAACCGTCTGGCCATCGACCCCGACTGCCGCGGGCAGGGGCTGGCCGGGCAATTGATTGCCGAGTGTGAGTCTTTCCTTTTTGGTTGCGGCATAAAGATTATCGCCTGCCTTATCGAGGAAGAGAATCTTCCCTCGATATCAGCCTTCCGTAAAGCGGGGTACATATATGGCGAAAATATTCTTTATTTCTCCAAGCGCACCTCAAAAGATGTATGA
- a CDS encoding isoprenylcysteine carboxylmethyltransferase family protein has product MIESLIITLLPVIFLIVLFGGGAVFRRRNIDMDGVAPIGTAVFISSKYAIVLLWVCMIFQSWGVRLSIFEIPEPARSIALLLFILGFLLLFAGRFEMGSSFRIGSPKEDTKLKVNGLFRFSRNPMYLGVYTTILASVVYTLNPILLAVCIFVIAVHHQIVLAEEQYLLRAFGEEYREYCAHVRRYI; this is encoded by the coding sequence ATGATAGAATCACTGATTATCACTCTCTTGCCGGTAATTTTCCTGATTGTCCTGTTTGGTGGAGGGGCGGTGTTTCGGCGTCGGAATATCGATATGGATGGTGTTGCTCCGATCGGCACGGCGGTGTTCATATCAAGCAAGTACGCCATCGTTCTTCTTTGGGTGTGTATGATATTTCAGAGTTGGGGAGTTCGTCTTTCTATCTTTGAAATACCGGAGCCGGCGCGATCGATCGCGCTCTTATTATTTATTTTGGGATTCCTGCTTCTATTTGCAGGACGCTTTGAAATGGGTAGCTCTTTCAGAATCGGGTCGCCGAAAGAAGACACTAAGCTGAAAGTAAATGGTCTCTTTAGATTCAGTCGAAACCCAATGTATCTCGGGGTATATACAACTATTTTGGCCTCGGTAGTTTATACTCTTAATCCGATTCTATTGGCTGTCTGCATTTTTGTGATAGCCGTCCACCACCAAATTGTTCTGGCCGAAGAGCAGTATCTATTAAGAGCGTTTGGCGAAGAGTATAGAGAATATTGTGCTCATGTGAGAAGGTATATTTAA
- a CDS encoding DUF116 domain-containing protein — translation MPAVGKPQPFSYIGPMQEKPTNTFRLGEDFYDKLEQFTQKVLVEGLALFGEEFKNVDSFYEKAISDHSKRDDHAFRRTAKPFYLIEALYSNIFDDFNREAFNKARDTVIILPDCLSLMGDKCKRTRGRFGKRCARCVPNCQVNKIMEIADRHGVEGYFSKRALEKQLKKIIKVKPSLSAIGISCILTLAPGMRTAKEVGVPARGVFLNFTGCEHWTEKPFSTETAVARVRAILEEKYGIHDSSD, via the coding sequence TTGCCCGCCGTTGGAAAACCGCAACCTTTCTCTTATATTGGCCCCATGCAGGAAAAACCGACCAATACTTTCCGTCTCGGTGAGGATTTCTACGACAAGCTGGAGCAGTTCACTCAGAAGGTTCTCGTGGAGGGCCTTGCCCTTTTCGGCGAGGAATTCAAGAATGTTGATTCGTTTTATGAAAAAGCCATAAGCGACCACTCCAAACGTGATGATCATGCTTTCCGGCGCACGGCCAAACCGTTCTATCTTATCGAGGCATTGTACTCCAATATATTCGATGATTTCAACCGCGAGGCATTTAATAAAGCCCGGGATACAGTTATTATTCTCCCCGATTGTCTTTCTCTCATGGGTGATAAGTGCAAGAGAACGCGGGGCCGGTTCGGGAAGAGATGTGCCCGATGTGTTCCCAACTGCCAGGTGAATAAAATCATGGAGATCGCCGATCGGCATGGAGTCGAGGGGTATTTTTCCAAACGGGCGCTGGAAAAACAGCTGAAAAAAATAATAAAAGTGAAACCGTCACTGTCGGCCATCGGTATTTCCTGTATTCTGACCCTTGCCCCGGGGATGCGCACGGCTAAAGAGGTCGGCGTTCCCGCGCGGGGAGTGTTTTTGAATTTCACCGGTTGCGAGCATTGGACCGAGAAACCGTTTTCGACCGAGACCGCCGTGGCGCGGGTCAGGGCGATACTGGAGGAGAAATATGGAATACATGATTCGTCCGATTGA